Proteins from a genomic interval of Bacteroides sp. AN502(2024):
- a CDS encoding acyltransferase family protein, producing MSQYLSDKLTILYTLLIIMVVYIHSYYLEAEQYPIAYFLQKLIGGGICRIANCLFFCISGYLFARNIHTAHGVSLKLKKRLCTLLIPYVLWNVIFVLWYVVLALIPDLNRFNNSGDLINSCFGGTLWEAFYNLFIKPAAFQLWFLRDLLVMLALTPLLWWITKRSWIVAVIMAFVTASVYWPWLIYYWLGLIMAIQKWNVENYPKPIAFMVACIVLFMGYAVSFALDYEPAGWLEAPVNLMGLYIAWTIYDWIARGRCFADKGLWRYICGYSFFIYCFHEPAFNIIKKLALMICGTSEPVLIFFYFINPWLMVAMTVIIARLLQRIMPRVYKILTGGR from the coding sequence ATGTCTCAGTACTTAAGCGATAAACTGACCATACTCTATACACTGCTCATCATCATGGTGGTGTATATACACAGCTACTATCTGGAAGCGGAGCAGTATCCAATCGCATATTTTTTACAAAAATTAATAGGGGGGGGAATCTGTAGAATTGCTAACTGTTTGTTTTTCTGCATATCAGGCTATTTGTTTGCCCGTAATATCCATACTGCTCACGGAGTGAGCTTGAAATTGAAGAAACGCTTGTGTACGCTACTGATACCCTATGTGTTATGGAATGTGATATTCGTATTGTGGTATGTGGTACTGGCACTCATTCCTGATTTGAATAGATTCAACAACAGTGGTGACCTAATCAACAGCTGCTTTGGAGGCACCCTGTGGGAAGCTTTTTATAACTTGTTTATAAAGCCTGCCGCATTCCAGTTGTGGTTCTTGCGCGATTTGTTGGTGATGTTGGCACTTACCCCACTGTTGTGGTGGATAACCAAAAGATCATGGATAGTGGCTGTAATAATGGCATTCGTTACAGCTTCTGTGTATTGGCCATGGCTGATATACTATTGGTTAGGGCTCATTATGGCTATTCAGAAATGGAATGTGGAAAATTATCCAAAGCCTATAGCCTTTATGGTGGCATGCATCGTTCTCTTCATGGGGTATGCAGTATCTTTCGCACTGGATTATGAGCCTGCCGGATGGCTGGAGGCACCTGTAAATCTAATGGGATTGTATATAGCATGGACTATTTATGACTGGATTGCCCGAGGCAGATGTTTTGCAGACAAAGGATTATGGAGGTATATCTGTGGTTACAGCTTCTTTATCTATTGTTTTCATGAACCGGCATTCAACATCATCAAAAAATTGGCGTTGATGATATGTGGAACAAGTGAACCTGTATTGATATTCTTTTATTTCATCAATCCGTGGCTTATGGTAGCGATGACTGTGATAATAGCTCGGTTGCTACAGCGTATTATGCCACGAGTTTATAAGATTTTGACTGGAGGGCGGTAA
- a CDS encoding glycosyltransferase family 4 protein, which yields MKYLILQNTIAPYRNSLFNKMVETGLDIELLYMCEREKERSWKIDYSTMKFPYVVDDKPYGTLCGVPLHWNPKLIGIMRKARKARIIMGSPWNSPDVIAACWLKRIGLLKAEIIFWSEANYLTNGSRKKNWLRDRIRQYVYNTGEGRVIVPGQMAIKTFEQWGIRGKRFIQLPNVIEEDKILPMLKGGHKFTSIDEQPRFVMPVRLDERIKGIMNFFKAIGRKNVLSAQFDILGDGKDEAQIRQFVEDNNYAEHIHLHGFCTMDTVVNHYMNSDCFVLPSYSDPSPLSIVEACCCGLPLLISRRCGNHFETLAKGENGFLFDPDNATQIKTAFESLLNCRKQWRKMGEKSHQMFETNFKQDVVIKRFVEMLENG from the coding sequence ATGAAATATCTTATTTTGCAAAACACAATCGCTCCCTATCGTAATTCCCTCTTCAACAAGATGGTTGAAACGGGATTGGATATAGAGTTACTGTATATGTGCGAAAGGGAAAAGGAACGTTCGTGGAAGATTGATTATTCAACCATGAAATTCCCTTATGTAGTCGATGACAAGCCATATGGTACATTGTGTGGTGTCCCTCTGCACTGGAACCCCAAACTTATAGGCATTATGCGAAAAGCCCGAAAAGCCCGAATCATAATGGGGTCTCCATGGAACTCGCCCGATGTGATAGCCGCTTGTTGGCTTAAACGTATAGGATTGCTCAAGGCGGAAATCATTTTTTGGTCAGAAGCTAATTATTTGACTAATGGTTCTCGAAAGAAAAACTGGTTACGCGACCGGATTAGACAATATGTCTATAATACAGGTGAAGGACGAGTGATAGTACCAGGGCAAATGGCAATAAAAACGTTTGAACAATGGGGTATTCGTGGCAAGCGTTTTATCCAACTCCCCAATGTAATCGAAGAAGATAAAATTCTTCCAATGTTGAAAGGAGGACATAAGTTCACATCGATTGATGAGCAACCACGATTTGTAATGCCTGTTCGTTTGGATGAGAGAATCAAAGGGATAATGAACTTTTTCAAAGCGATAGGGAGAAAGAATGTATTATCTGCACAATTCGATATATTGGGCGACGGCAAAGATGAAGCACAGATAAGGCAATTCGTGGAAGATAACAATTATGCAGAACATATCCATTTGCACGGTTTCTGTACAATGGATACTGTGGTCAACCATTATATGAATAGCGACTGTTTTGTTCTTCCTTCATATTCCGATCCAAGCCCACTTTCTATTGTAGAAGCTTGCTGTTGTGGTTTGCCCTTGCTCATCTCGCGTCGGTGTGGTAATCATTTTGAAACGTTGGCTAAGGGAGAAAATGGTTTCTTATTTGATCCTGACAATGCCACACAAATAAAAACGGCATTTGAATCGCTGCTCAATTGTCGTAAGCAATGGCGGAAAATGGGAGAAAAAAGTCATCAGATGTTTGAAACAAACTTCAAGCAAGATGTAGTGATAAAGCGATTTGTTGAAATGTTGGAGAACGGGTAA
- a CDS encoding alpha-1,2-fucosyltransferase, whose amino-acid sequence MKKAWIILTWKLFNRRDVEVHNMLGSFFQDLNKDVPLVLEYFDKTLKGETVGKVDTQRMKDMVAVHVRLGDYVPEMRVDINWYREVIENIIKERPQQRFALFSDGSDEELRPLLTIPNVERCFFGNAFADMWAISKSKFVIASDSTFSAWGAFLGQRPILFSKRHFPPVYDGKVPEAVIGTTTNLPSDFMIYL is encoded by the coding sequence ATGAAAAAGGCTTGGATTATCCTAACATGGAAGCTCTTTAACAGAAGAGATGTGGAGGTACATAATATGTTGGGCAGTTTTTTCCAAGATTTGAATAAGGATGTTCCGTTAGTTCTGGAATATTTTGATAAAACACTAAAAGGTGAGACTGTAGGCAAAGTCGATACGCAACGGATGAAGGATATGGTGGCAGTTCACGTCCGGTTGGGTGATTATGTTCCGGAGATGCGGGTGGATATAAACTGGTATCGTGAAGTGATTGAAAACATCATAAAGGAACGACCACAACAAAGGTTTGCTCTCTTTTCGGATGGCAGTGATGAAGAGTTGAGGCCTCTACTTACCATACCGAATGTGGAACGCTGTTTCTTCGGCAATGCCTTTGCCGATATGTGGGCTATTTCGAAAAGCAAATTCGTGATAGCCAGTGATTCTACATTCTCGGCATGGGGAGCTTTCTTGGGACAAAGACCTATTTTATTCAGTAAACGGCATTTTCCTCCGGTTTATGACGGAAAAGTTCCTGAAGCAGTAATCGGAACAACTACTAATCTTCCATCTGATTTTATGATATATCTGTAA
- a CDS encoding EpsG family protein has protein sequence MNALFCILPVILIRYYKKNTKAVFYFMVTFFIVLAGFRDPESQYNDSHNYLTLFNYGGTYLLKHVEIGYALINLLVMKMNLGFQWVILITSSISMITIAWAARRSEKNEAAVLILFYILIYFFYNFNAMRQMTGVSILVLGYTFLKEERIRVFLLCLLIASLFHKSCLIAIVCLLFYKKETVFQPIMVFICIIGSLVIGFLNITPTILSGMADLFPRYLNSDMDKNIAEDSFSLSKIMLSVFFLYMYSFLDKKDLYLKIVFIGIVLFNLMSYSSGAMRIAYAFTPAQALLFAAYKNNDDSTWAANYERYEYLIYGYALFVYYYMLLNSVGLQDYQFCDGRFF, from the coding sequence ATGAATGCTCTATTCTGTATATTGCCTGTTATTCTTATACGATACTATAAAAAAAACACCAAGGCTGTTTTTTATTTTATGGTAACTTTTTTTATAGTTCTTGCAGGTTTTCGAGATCCAGAAAGCCAATATAATGACAGCCATAATTATCTGACATTGTTTAATTATGGTGGAACTTATTTGTTGAAACATGTAGAAATCGGTTACGCGTTAATCAACCTTCTTGTTATGAAAATGAATCTGGGATTTCAATGGGTAATTCTAATTACTTCTTCCATATCCATGATCACCATAGCATGGGCCGCTAGGAGGAGTGAAAAAAATGAAGCGGCTGTATTGATTTTGTTTTATATTCTGATTTACTTCTTTTACAATTTTAATGCGATGAGACAGATGACTGGGGTCAGTATTCTTGTTTTGGGATACACTTTTCTCAAAGAGGAAAGAATAAGAGTATTTCTTCTTTGTCTGTTGATAGCTTCCCTTTTTCATAAATCATGTTTGATAGCTATTGTTTGTCTCTTATTTTATAAAAAAGAGACGGTTTTTCAGCCGATAATGGTATTTATTTGTATTATTGGCAGTTTGGTGATAGGTTTTCTTAATATTACGCCTACAATATTAAGTGGTATGGCTGATTTATTCCCCCGTTATTTGAATTCCGATATGGATAAGAATATAGCGGAAGACAGTTTTAGTCTTTCAAAAATAATGCTATCTGTATTTTTTTTATATATGTATTCTTTTCTGGATAAAAAAGATTTATACTTGAAAATCGTTTTCATTGGCATTGTCTTGTTTAATCTGATGTCCTATAGCAGTGGAGCGATGCGTATTGCCTATGCTTTTACTCCGGCACAGGCTTTGTTATTCGCTGCATATAAAAACAATGATGATTCAACGTGGGCAGCTAATTATGAAAGATATGAATATCTTATCTATGGCTATGCGTTGTTTGTATATTATTACATGCTATTAAATAGTGTAGGTCTACAAGATTATCAATTTTGTGATGGTCGGTTCTTCTAA
- a CDS encoding polysaccharide pyruvyl transferase family protein codes for MLQTYATKETLKKLGFEPIIIDRIPEAFGRNYPLHRKLAHPFTQRAFYLFRKHELQPISRPVFNSQELTDLLQSDYYGIVIGSDQVWRKEVFSVDGDYYMIHQQQLPIKKVAYAASTGVATWEYDEQETREIAAALKTFTGISVREEESVHMMREHCGVEACSILDPTLLADPQIYEPLRKKAKLSGTRKLITYILDWTVDKQRIIEQACVETGLEVQHILPQEKKRKGIWSRIINQDPCVYDWVNQIATADFVVTDSFHGMAFCIIFNKQFVAIGNATRGMVRFTSLLGQFGLSQHLTVDTLPNITQTIDYHSVNKVLTDKRIEGINFLRNSL; via the coding sequence GTGCTTCAGACATACGCTACCAAAGAGACTTTGAAAAAATTAGGTTTTGAGCCGATAATCATAGACCGCATTCCTGAGGCTTTCGGGCGCAACTACCCTTTACACAGAAAACTGGCGCATCCGTTTACTCAACGCGCTTTTTATCTTTTCCGGAAACATGAATTACAGCCCATTTCACGCCCGGTATTTAACTCTCAGGAATTAACTGACCTTTTGCAGAGCGATTATTATGGCATTGTGATAGGAAGCGACCAAGTGTGGCGAAAAGAAGTGTTTTCGGTCGATGGCGATTATTACATGATACACCAACAGCAACTCCCGATCAAGAAAGTGGCATACGCAGCCAGTACCGGTGTTGCGACTTGGGAATATGACGAGCAGGAAACCCGGGAGATTGCAGCGGCACTAAAGACATTTACAGGCATTTCGGTGCGCGAGGAAGAGTCTGTGCACATGATGAGAGAGCATTGTGGCGTGGAGGCGTGCTCAATTTTAGATCCAACCCTCCTTGCCGACCCACAGATCTATGAGCCGCTACGAAAGAAGGCAAAACTTTCCGGCACAAGGAAGTTGATCACTTACATATTGGACTGGACAGTGGATAAACAACGGATAATAGAGCAGGCGTGTGTCGAAACAGGTCTTGAAGTGCAGCATATTTTACCCCAAGAGAAGAAACGCAAGGGGATATGGAGTCGTATCATCAACCAAGATCCCTGTGTTTATGATTGGGTCAACCAGATAGCGACCGCAGACTTTGTAGTGACCGATTCGTTTCATGGTATGGCTTTCTGTATCATATTCAATAAACAGTTTGTCGCAATCGGTAATGCGACGCGAGGCATGGTTCGCTTTACCTCACTGCTGGGACAATTCGGTCTGTCCCAACATCTAACCGTCGACACTCTACCTAATATAACGCAGACAATTGATTATCATTCTGTGAACAAGGTACTAACCGATAAACGAATTGAGGGCATTAATTTTTTAAGAAACAGCTTATGA
- a CDS encoding Coenzyme F420 hydrogenase/dehydrogenase, beta subunit C-terminal domain, whose translation MVTDTEGFRYPKVNADQCIDCHLCEKVCPMLQSTKLSKPHSVEAMRIMDKQKRIESSSGGAFTAIAEEIICRGGVVFGAVWTEDWQVEHRYCESIEGLASFRGSKYVQCDTGCSYVQVRDFLRQGRWVLFSGTPCQCKGLKLFLREEYDKLVTVDFICHGVPSNKVFRSYLREEIHNYVLTDVGKNSVLLHPTHQIPEADALTPRGWRLMGIRFRDKRNGWKKYSFALALAEVTTESDQNTVLLSPIFPESSYMKGYGANIYLRPSCHNCPARSFSSGSDFTLADYWGIEGQHPEMDDDMGTSLVAVHTEKAEDLVGPY comes from the coding sequence ATGGTGACTGATACCGAAGGTTTTCGCTATCCGAAAGTTAATGCTGACCAATGTATAGACTGCCACTTGTGTGAGAAAGTGTGTCCGATGCTGCAATCTACCAAGCTGTCAAAACCGCATTCGGTTGAAGCTATGCGTATTATGGACAAACAGAAACGTATAGAAAGTAGTTCAGGAGGAGCCTTCACAGCCATCGCCGAGGAAATAATATGCAGAGGTGGAGTAGTATTTGGAGCGGTATGGACCGAAGATTGGCAAGTTGAACACCGTTATTGTGAAAGCATAGAAGGACTTGCCTCATTCCGTGGCAGCAAATATGTGCAATGTGACACAGGTTGTTCTTACGTTCAAGTACGTGATTTTCTTCGTCAGGGGAGATGGGTACTGTTTTCAGGAACGCCCTGCCAATGCAAGGGATTAAAATTATTTTTGAGAGAAGAATATGACAAACTGGTCACCGTCGATTTTATTTGTCATGGAGTACCGAGTAACAAAGTTTTTAGGTCTTATTTGCGAGAGGAGATACATAATTACGTCCTTACGGACGTCGGGAAAAATTCAGTTTTGCTTCACCCTACTCATCAAATCCCTGAGGCTGATGCCCTTACCCCACGAGGGTGGCGTTTGATGGGCATTCGGTTTAGGGATAAGAGGAATGGCTGGAAAAAATACAGTTTTGCTCTCGCCCTCGCTGAGGTGACAACCGAAAGCGATCAAAATACAGTTTTGCTCTCGCCTATATTTCCTGAAAGCTCATATATGAAAGGTTATGGGGCAAACATCTACTTGCGACCGTCATGTCACAATTGTCCAGCGCGCAGTTTCTCATCGGGGAGTGATTTCACACTTGCCGACTATTGGGGAATTGAAGGGCAGCATCCTGAAATGGACGATGACATGGGTACCAGCCTTGTGGCTGTCCATACTGAGAAAGCAGAAGATCTTGTTGGCCCATACTAG
- a CDS encoding acyltransferase family protein, whose amino-acid sequence MRNNYFSFMKGLAIIAVLFIHTPFMNGDGAAAIASRQLVTFAVAMFFFLSGYFIKDGCLDLKGIRRILIPYATWSILWFAETTITGSQPVTTWKIINPIFLGGAFFPLYFLIVLVELKLVSPWIVRHIKKLTKEYRYCFYKDWALLITPATLCTLYAIQYATRQQPLVYAQIFPTWFLFYYVGALMKFGGIKVKAPAVLCCTLFGLYLSILESAYINEVLNVPFWAASQIKFSTFFYALSLCLLLMALYGKMERTWIVRLGELSFGIYLLHLPVLKIVDIVVGKAFCLLKFTNGGVNN is encoded by the coding sequence ATGAGAAACAATTACTTTTCCTTTATGAAGGGATTGGCAATAATTGCTGTCCTTTTTATACACACTCCATTCATGAATGGGGATGGGGCTGCTGCGATTGCCAGTCGTCAGTTGGTTACATTTGCGGTTGCTATGTTTTTTTTCTTATCGGGGTATTTTATTAAAGATGGGTGTTTGGACCTCAAAGGGATTCGCCGAATACTCATTCCTTACGCCACATGGAGTATATTGTGGTTTGCTGAAACGACAATTACAGGGTCGCAGCCAGTGACAACATGGAAGATTATAAATCCCATTTTTTTGGGAGGAGCATTCTTTCCGCTGTATTTCCTTATCGTGCTTGTGGAGCTAAAACTTGTAAGTCCGTGGATTGTTCGTCATATTAAGAAATTGACTAAAGAATATCGGTATTGCTTTTATAAGGATTGGGCGTTGCTCATCACTCCTGCCACGTTGTGTACACTTTATGCTATCCAATATGCCACACGTCAACAACCATTGGTATATGCACAAATATTTCCCACTTGGTTTCTGTTCTACTATGTGGGTGCATTGATGAAATTTGGCGGCATAAAAGTCAAAGCTCCTGCGGTATTGTGCTGCACATTATTTGGTCTGTACCTCTCCATTTTAGAGTCTGCTTATATTAACGAGGTACTCAATGTGCCATTTTGGGCAGCTTCGCAAATCAAGTTCTCCACATTCTTCTATGCACTATCATTGTGTCTCTTGCTCATGGCATTGTACGGAAAGATGGAGAGGACGTGGATAGTGCGTTTAGGAGAATTAAGTTTCGGCATTTATCTTCTTCATCTCCCTGTGTTGAAGATTGTGGATATAGTCGTAGGTAAAGCGTTTTGTTTGTTAAAATTTACTAATGGGGGGGTAAACAATTAG
- a CDS encoding tyrosine-protein phosphatase → MWPFRKRVLLKDSGIFDGFTDWHSHILPGVDDGVQTMGEALEILCLYEELGVKSVWLTPHIMEDMPNTTAHLRERFTELQATYTGPVKLHLAAENMLDNLFEERLEKNDLLPLGENGDHLLVETSYFSPPMNLYGILGRIKAKGYYPVLAHPERYVYMGESDYQRLKGMGVKFQLNLPSIAGMYGDRIKKKAILLLSERAITHIGTDIHSCHIFQKCICTGAAHNIQKLFDF, encoded by the coding sequence ATGTGGCCGTTCAGGAAACGCGTCTTGCTGAAAGATAGCGGTATATTCGATGGTTTTACCGACTGGCACTCGCACATCCTGCCGGGTGTGGACGACGGTGTGCAGACGATGGGAGAAGCGTTGGAAATCCTATGTCTGTATGAAGAGTTGGGCGTGAAATCCGTGTGGCTCACGCCGCATATCATGGAGGACATGCCGAACACTACAGCACATCTAAGGGAACGTTTCACCGAATTGCAGGCTACCTACACCGGTCCGGTAAAACTACACCTTGCGGCGGAAAACATGCTCGACAACCTTTTCGAGGAACGGTTGGAAAAGAACGACCTGCTGCCCTTGGGCGAGAACGGGGACCATCTGCTGGTGGAAACCTCTTACTTCAGTCCACCGATGAATTTATATGGTATATTGGGACGTATCAAAGCCAAAGGTTATTATCCGGTTCTTGCCCATCCGGAACGATATGTCTATATGGGAGAATCGGACTATCAACGGCTGAAAGGTATGGGGGTGAAGTTCCAGCTCAATCTTCCGTCGATAGCGGGTATGTATGGTGACCGGATTAAGAAAAAAGCCATCCTGCTGTTAAGTGAAAGGGCTATTACCCATATAGGAACAGATATTCACAGTTGCCATATATTTCAAAAGTGCATTTGTACAGGCGCTGCACACAATATACAAAAGCTGTTTGATTTCTAA
- a CDS encoding GumC family protein, whose product MSVNQKNAKPVQQDDFLRIQDLLYLCLARWKWFVLSLAVTLGVATIYLLRTPAVYTRTASILIKEDSKGKSVSSDLESFSEFGLFQSGTNVNNELIAFQSPALMTEVVKRLRLDMNYFVPGRFHRQIAYGLTLPVDVTISNLPENESAGFTLEVQPDSTLLLSDFTRNGTELDGEDIMGRLLDSIPTPLGNIVIHTTPHYVRGEAYTLYVGKSDLYNAVNSCSSNLSVSLNNEKASVIDLSFRDNSTQRAEDVLSMLISVYNENWVKDKNKIAVSTSMFINERLGVIERELGNVDEDISSYKSEHLLPDVQAASSMYMAQSSATNAQILALNNQLYMTRYIRNYLSDDANRTQLLPANSGIESANIESQIAEYNKQLLQRNSLVANSSTGNPLVVSMDQALASMRSAIVTSIDNQIVTLNAQIKSLQQTEQQTTSRIAANPTQAKYLLSVGRQQKVKESLYLFLLQKREENELSQTFTAYNTRIVTPPYGSMLPTAPVRKNIFLVAFALGLLIPVVIIFMRENMNTRIRGRKDLESVTMPFIGEIPLFVGKKKKGIFGKKSQEVKAIVVKEGSRDIINEAFRVLRTNLEFMIGKDKKSNVIVVTSFNPGSGKSFLTMNIAVSLAIKGKEVLVIDGDLRHGSASSYIDSPAKGLSDYLGGHIDNLNEIIVSDPQRKHLKVLPIGMIPPNPTELLFNERLKQLIDAAREQYDYVFIDCPPIELVADTQIIEKLVNRTIFVVRAGLLERSMLAELKRIYQEKKYKNMSLILNGTEGSGGRYGYRYGYRYGYHYGYGSGYYYGSDEKNG is encoded by the coding sequence ATGAGCGTCAATCAAAAGAATGCAAAACCTGTACAGCAGGATGATTTCCTGCGGATACAAGACCTGTTATACCTGTGCCTCGCGAGGTGGAAGTGGTTCGTCTTGTCTTTAGCGGTAACGCTCGGTGTCGCTACCATTTATTTGTTACGCACCCCTGCCGTATATACACGTACCGCTTCGATCTTGATCAAAGAGGATTCCAAAGGCAAGTCGGTTTCCTCGGATTTGGAATCCTTCTCGGAGTTCGGGTTGTTCCAGTCCGGTACCAATGTGAATAACGAACTGATCGCCTTCCAGTCACCGGCGTTAATGACCGAGGTGGTCAAACGGTTGCGTTTGGATATGAATTACTTCGTTCCGGGGAGATTCCACCGTCAGATAGCCTATGGGCTGACATTGCCCGTGGATGTGACGATAAGCAACTTACCAGAAAACGAATCGGCCGGTTTTACGCTGGAGGTACAGCCGGACAGCACGCTGCTCTTATCCGACTTTACACGTAACGGGACGGAACTCGATGGAGAAGATATAATGGGACGCTTGCTCGACTCCATTCCTACACCGTTGGGAAATATCGTGATCCATACAACGCCTCATTATGTGAGAGGCGAGGCATATACACTGTATGTGGGCAAATCCGATTTGTATAATGCCGTAAACTCCTGCTCATCCAACCTGTCCGTCTCGTTGAACAACGAGAAAGCGTCGGTTATCGACCTGTCATTCAGAGATAACTCCACACAACGGGCAGAGGATGTATTGAGCATGTTGATTTCCGTTTATAACGAGAACTGGGTGAAGGACAAGAATAAAATCGCTGTCAGCACCTCGATGTTCATTAACGAGCGTCTGGGCGTGATCGAACGGGAACTGGGGAATGTGGACGAGGATATCTCTTCCTACAAATCCGAACACCTCTTGCCGGACGTGCAGGCAGCATCGAGCATGTACATGGCCCAGAGCAGTGCGACTAACGCACAGATTCTTGCCTTGAACAACCAGCTCTATATGACCCGTTACATCCGGAACTATTTATCCGATGATGCCAACCGTACCCAATTGCTTCCGGCCAACTCCGGCATAGAGAGTGCCAATATCGAATCGCAGATTGCCGAATACAACAAACAACTGTTGCAGCGCAACAGCCTGGTTGCGAACAGCAGCACGGGAAATCCGTTGGTTGTGAGTATGGATCAGGCTCTGGCGTCCATGCGGAGTGCGATAGTTACGTCTATAGACAATCAAATCGTAACGTTAAACGCGCAGATAAAAAGTTTGCAGCAGACGGAGCAACAGACAACATCCCGTATCGCTGCCAATCCTACGCAGGCTAAATATCTGCTGTCGGTTGGGCGACAGCAGAAGGTGAAGGAATCTCTTTACCTGTTCCTGTTGCAGAAGCGTGAAGAGAACGAACTCTCGCAAACATTCACAGCCTACAATACCCGCATAGTCACCCCGCCTTACGGAAGCATGCTGCCTACGGCACCCGTGCGTAAGAACATCTTTCTGGTCGCGTTTGCTTTGGGGTTGCTCATTCCGGTAGTCATCATCTTTATGCGCGAGAATATGAATACCCGTATACGGGGAAGAAAAGACTTGGAGAGTGTGACCATGCCATTCATCGGTGAGATTCCGTTGTTCGTAGGAAAAAAGAAGAAAGGAATATTCGGGAAGAAGTCGCAGGAGGTCAAGGCTATTGTCGTCAAGGAGGGTAGCCGTGACATCATCAATGAGGCATTCCGTGTGTTGCGTACCAATCTGGAGTTCATGATCGGTAAGGACAAGAAATCGAATGTCATCGTCGTAACTTCGTTCAATCCGGGCAGCGGCAAGTCATTCCTGACCATGAACATCGCCGTGAGCCTTGCCATTAAAGGGAAGGAAGTGCTGGTAATCGACGGTGACCTGCGTCATGGCTCCGCATCGTCCTATATCGATTCTCCCGCCAAGGGGTTAAGCGACTATCTGGGCGGTCATATCGACAACCTTAACGAAATCATCGTATCCGATCCGCAACGGAAACACTTGAAGGTTTTACCCATCGGAATGATTCCTCCCAACCCTACCGAACTGTTGTTCAATGAGCGTTTGAAGCAGTTGATCGATGCCGCAAGAGAACAGTACGATTATGTATTCATAGATTGTCCGCCCATCGAACTGGTGGCCGACACACAGATTATCGAGAAGCTGGTCAATCGGACCATCTTCGTGGTTCGCGCAGGGTTGCTTGAACGGAGTATGCTCGCCGAACTGAAGAGAATCTACCAGGAGAAGAAATACAAGAACATGTCCTTGATTCTGAACGGGACCGAGGGAAGCGGTGGCCGCTATGGATACCGTTACGGCTATCGGTATGGTTATCACTACGGTTACGGCTCCGGATACTATTATGGCTCCGATGAAAAAAACGGGTAA
- a CDS encoding polysaccharide biosynthesis/export family protein, giving the protein MKIRYILLLSAVALLLGSCATPKVAYFTDLKQGTAEQILNPLEIRVRPEDKISILVNSKDPLLMDLFNLPIISRQIGSTSGTSNSQGISGYTINKDGEIDFPVLGHVHVAGMTREEIASCIKKELISKNLVKDPVVTVEFMNLTVSVLGEVANPGRFNIDKDRLTLLDALSMAGDLTVYGKRENVLVQREENGKKTLYQVNLNSGYDLYASPVYYLQQNDIVYVEPNSMRARQATVNGNNVRSASFWMSLASLLTTITVLIVK; this is encoded by the coding sequence ATGAAAATCAGATACATTTTACTCTTATCGGCCGTGGCTCTCCTGTTGGGATCATGTGCCACTCCGAAAGTCGCTTACTTTACAGACCTGAAACAGGGCACCGCAGAGCAGATCTTGAATCCGCTGGAAATCCGTGTACGTCCCGAAGACAAGATTTCAATATTGGTTAATAGTAAGGATCCCTTGTTGATGGACTTGTTCAACCTCCCGATCATATCCCGGCAGATCGGTAGTACATCGGGAACCTCCAACAGTCAGGGGATATCGGGATATACGATAAACAAGGATGGAGAGATCGATTTCCCCGTGCTGGGACATGTACATGTAGCGGGAATGACCCGTGAAGAGATTGCTTCGTGTATCAAAAAGGAACTGATCTCGAAGAACCTCGTGAAAGATCCGGTAGTAACAGTGGAATTCATGAACCTGACCGTTTCCGTATTGGGTGAGGTTGCCAACCCCGGACGTTTCAATATCGACAAGGACAGGCTGACGCTTTTGGACGCTTTAAGCATGGCCGGGGATCTTACCGTCTACGGGAAACGGGAGAACGTGCTGGTACAACGGGAGGAAAACGGTAAAAAGACCTTATATCAGGTAAACCTGAATTCAGGATACGACCTTTACGCCTCTCCCGTGTATTATTTACAGCAGAACGATATCGTTTATGTGGAACCCAACTCGATGAGAGCACGTCAGGCAACCGTCAATGGCAATAACGTCCGTTCAGCCTCTTTCTGGATGTCGTTGGCCTCGCTGCTGACCACCATTACCGTGTTGATCGTGAAATAA